A segment of the Catenuloplanes nepalensis genome:
GGATCTGCTCCAGCTGGCCGGCGTCGGCGTGGATCGTCCACAGGCCGGGGTCGAGCTGGACGATCAGGTGGATGTGCTCGCCGAGGGTGCGGCGCAGCATCTGCTCGACGTCACCGATGACGTGGTTCAGACTGAGCGTCTGGGCCTTGGTGACGTCCCGGCGGCCGAACGCCAGCAGCTGCTTGGTCAGCTGGGTGGCGCGTTCGGCGGCCCGGGCGACCTGGCGCAGGTCGTTGCGGGCGGCGTCGAGGTCGGGGTCGGTGTCGCCGAGGGCGTCGATGAGCATCTCGGTGTAGTTGCCGATCACCGCGAGGATGTTGTTGAAATCGTGGGCCACGCCGCCGGCCAACTGTCCGAGGCTCTCCAGCCGGCGGGTGTGCTGCGCGCGCCGCTCGGCGGCGTCCCGTTCGGCCTGGGCGATCAGCCGTTCGCGTTCGGCCTGGGCGATCAGCCGCTCGGTGACGTCCCGGATCGCGGCGGAGACGATGATGCCCTGGTCCGACTCCAGCGAGGAGAGGCTGATCTCGACCGGGAACTCGGAGCCGTCCTTGCGCCGGGCGGTGAGGGCGTCCCCGCCCCGCAGCGGCCGCGGCCTCGGGTCGGCGAAATAGTGTGCCCGCTGGGCCGGATGCTGCGCGCGCATTCGCTCCGGCACCAGCAGATCGACGTTGCGGCCGAGCAGTTCGTCGCGCGCGTACCCGAACAGCCGCTCGGTCTGGGCGTTGGTCAGCGTGATCGTGCCGTCCGCCAGGACGCCCAGCATCGCGTCCGGTGCGGCCTCCAGCAGTCCCTGGAACATCGACTCGGCCCGCTGTCGCTCGCTGACGTCCCGGGAGATCGACGCGACGCCGGTGATGTGCCCGTCCGGATCGGTGATCGGGGAGAGCGTCAGCGCGACGGTGATGATCTCGCCGCCCTTGCGCCGGCGCGGCACGTGGTCGAGGTCGATGCGTTCACCTGCGGCGATGCGGTGCATGAGGTGCGCTTCGGTCTCCTCCTGGCCGGGCGGGAACAGCATCGCCGCGTGCCGGCCGACGGTCTCGGTGGCGTGGTATCCGTAGAGGCGTTCCGCGCCGGCGTTCCAGCTGGTGATCACACCGTCGGTGGACTTGCCGATGATCGCGTCGTGCGAGGACTCGACGATCACGGCGAGGCGCTTGCGTTCGGCCAGCACGGTGGCCCGTTGCGCGAGCATGGCCGCCTGCGTGCCGAGCTCGGTGAACAGGGAGACGTCGTCGTCGGCGAACAGGGTGCGGAAGCGGTTGAGCATCACCAGCGCGCCGCGGCCCTCCGGAGTGGCGACCGGGGTCGCGGTGACGAACCTCGTGCCGCTGGCCGTCGCCAGCGCGACGGCAACGGCGGGCGGGCGGGTCCAGCCGGCCAGCGCGTCCATCGTGAACGGCGGTGCGAGCAGTTCGTCCACGTCGCGGTCGCTGACATCGCCGATGAGCGGCGCCTCGTCCTGGCCGAGCACGCGCAGCCGGCCGTTAGGGTTCGGCAGCAGCACCGCGACCGAGTCGGAGCCGAGGACCTGCCGGGCGCCGGCGCAGTACTGCCGCCACGTCTGCGCCGCCGGCGCGTCCGTGGGTACGGTCAGCAGCCGGCGGGCCATCGCGTACGCGGCACCGGAGGCCCACGCCCGGCGCAGCCCGAGCGGTGGCACGAACGCCAGCACATACAGCAGTCCGGAGATCAGCGCGAGGATCCGGGAGTGCACCGCGACCGAGTGGCCGCCGGCCGATACCAGCAGCGCGATCCCGAACAGGCCGGTGGCGACCGCGGCGCACCACAGCCGGGTGCGGGCGGCGCCCCCGCGCCGCCGGGCCTGCGATGCCAGCAGCCACGCCGCGACCATCTCCGCGCCGAAGAACACCGCGACCGCGGCCCAGACGACCGCCCGCGGCAACGGCGCGGTCGAGGACACCATCACCGGCAGCGCGCTGAGGACCCACGCGGCCGTCGCGAAGGCCAGCCAGCCCGGTGGCATCGACCGCAGCCGGCCCACCAGCCGCAAGGTGAACACCGGCTTGGCCAGCAGCAGCGCCACGAACAGGCCCATCACCACGCGCGGCGGCATCCCGGCGAAGACGCGGATGACGCCGAGTACGAACAGCATCGCCACCGACGAGAACATCCACATCACGTCGCGCATCAGCGGGTCCCGCCGCCGCAGATAGCTGTACGCCATCCACGCGAAGATCGCCGCGTACACCGCTGTCACCGCGAGAAGCATCATCGGAGACCTCGCCTCTTTCTCCGAGGCCCCGGCGCACGTCGTGGTCGGTCGGCCGCCACCCGGTGGAGGTACGGGACGTCCCGGGATACCACCGACGATTTTGGCACGATTCAGCCGTGTATAGACGGATATGGCGGTAGATCGATGAGGCGGTGTGGACGAGTCAGGAGCCACGTGACTCCGCGCGCGGGGTCACGTGGGAGGAGGCGCCGGCGGTCACGAGTAGGTGTCCGCGATCGCGCCCCTGACGGCGGTCCGCAGGTCGTCGAGGACGCCGGTGAAGCGCGGGCGGATCGTGTGCTTCGGCAGGCCGGGAAAGGCGCGCCGGTGCCAGTCCGCGGCCGTGACCAGCGCGACCAGCGCCTGCGTGCGGTCGTCCGGTGTGGCGTGCGGGTCGGTGACGGCCGCGTGCATCAGCCGGCGCCGTTCGGTCTCGGTGGGGTGCTCCACCCCGCCCGGCGATGGGTAGCGGGTGAACGGGACGACCAGCAGCACCTTCTGGTCGTGCCGTTCCATGACGCCGGATTCGACCAGCCGGTCCAGGACCGGCTGCAGTGCCTTCTTCGACAGCAGGTTCACCGCCTCCTTCGGCCGGCGCGGCTTCGGGTCGGCGGCGAGCACGGCGAGCGCCGCGTCGGCGAGGGGCGAGCCGGTCGGTGCCGGGTCGAGCACGGCGATCCGGCCGTCACGCATCGCGATCCGGCCGGCCAGCGCGAGTTCCATCAGGTGCGCGCCGGCGACGGCGAAGTCCACGGCGGTGCCGGTGCCCCACGCGGTGCCGTCGGTGTCGTACGCGATCAGGACCAGTTCCTCGGCCAGCGACATCGTCATGATCGGAACGGTATGGCACCGGTCCGCGCCCTGGCGTCCGCCCGCGGTAGGACAGTGCGATCCCACCCGCGGCGGACCCGCGCGCCGGCTCCCGGGGCGCGCCGGGCGTGGCGGACCAGCGCCCGGCAGGTGGGCGGCGCCCCGCCTCGTTCCCCGGACACCGGCTGCCCCGCCCGCGGTGACCCGGCGTAGCCGGTCGTGCGGGTCACGGAGGGACTGGACCAAGCCGCCGAGGGCGAGGATCGCCGGTGACCGGCGATCCTCGCCACCGTCATGCCGGTTGCGTCACCGGCAGCGCTGCCATGCGAAGTGGTAGGTGGTGGAGATGCTGCCGTCGGTGGAGTCCATCGTGAGGAAGCTCGCCACCGTCGATGTGCCCTTCGAGACCCGCAGCTCGGTGTTGATGTTGAGGTTGCGCAGTTCGCCGCACGGGTGCCAGACGACCGCGGCGATCGGGACCTCGTCGCTGGCGATCCAGTTGTCGTCGAGGGGTGCGCCGATGGGGTGGTTGATGTAGGTGCTCTGCGTCATGCCCTGGAAGTAGTAGTTGGCTCGCTGGGAGGCGACCGCACCGGTCTGGAGCAGGCCGTATCCGCGGTAGTCCACCTTGGTGATCGCGAAGGTGAAGCCCTGTGGCACGTGCACCAGCACGTTGAGCTGGCAGTTCTTGCGGCCCTCGGTGGTGGCGATGCCCGGGCCGGCCTGGGCCAGGTAGTCGCTGTAGATCGCGGTGAAGGCGGTGTTGTCCGGCGAGACCGCGACGGCGGCCGAACCGGGCCGGCAGCCGGAGCCGGCCATCGCGACGAGGTCGATGACGATGTGGTCGGTCGGCGGGTCGTCGACGATGTTCCCGGCGGACGCGGGCGAGCCCGCGATCAGTGAGGTGGCGATCAACGCCAGCACGGTTCCGGCTTGCAGCAGTTTACGCATGGAACTCCCTCCGGATGTGAATGACAGAGCGCGCGCGGCACAACGGTAAATGCAACATAGATGACCGTCAATGGTTTGTTTTGTGATCGAATTTCGTGGCGAATGTATGGCGCGGGAATTGTCGTGCGGAATGTCGCCATATTTACCCCGCAAACGCCCGCCGAGCGTCACATTGATCGCGAAATCGAAGCCGCGACGACGCGCCGAACTGGTTTCATGCACCATGCAGTGGAACTTTTGATATTGATCTACTTCGATGCTTGTGCGAAGGGTGCCGCCGGGCATACATTCTCAGACGACAGTCGGCCGGAGCGGTTACGTACCCCATCATCGCAATCTTGATGGGGCGGTGCGAGGTGCGCCGGAGTCGGCAATGGGGATCCGCGAGGCACCGGTTGATAGTGGAACTGAACTGAGAGGAATGCAATGAGAAGAAGGCCCACCGGCGCGAGGATTGCGGTTCTCGCCGCACTCGGCACGGTTCTCGCCCTGCCACTGTCCGCGCCGGCACACGCGGACGACGACGCGGTCGCCGCCGTCCCGGACGGCGCCGTCACCGTCGAAGTGATCGCCGCCAGCGGCTCGGGCTGCGCCCCCGGCACGGCATGGGTGGCCACCAAGTCCGACAAGTCCGGCTTCCGGATCAGGTACTACGACTTCGTCGCCGAGGCCGGCGGCAACGCCGCGCTCGTCGACCGCCGCAAGAACTGCCAGATCGGCGTCCTCATCACGGTCCCGGCCGGCTGGACCTTCGCGGTCGCGGAGGCCGACTACCGCGGCCGGGCGCGGCTCGCCTCCGGCGCGACCGGACTGCAGCGCACGAACTACTACTGGCAGGGGTCGTCCGACAACAGCAGCACCGCGGAGACCTTCTACGGCCCGTTCAGCGGCTACTGGAGCACCAGGGACGCGGCTCCGGCGCTGATCTACACGCCCTGCACGGCGCAGCGTGTCCTGAACATCAACACCGAGCTGCGGGTGGACGCCGGCACGTCCGGCTACACCAGCAGCATGTCGATGAACTCCAGCGAGGGCGACGTCGACACGCTGTTCAACTTCAGCTGGACGCAGTGCTGAAACCCTGCGCATCTCCCGGTCGCGGCGGATCCCACGGAACCCGCCGCGACCGGCGCCGTTCCACCGCCCGGGTGCGGCCGCCGGCCGTACCCGCGGCGGGTTTCGTCCTGTCGGTTGAGGGGTTTCCCCGTCCCGATGGGGTGAGCTGGGTGGGGGGTGAGGCCGATGGGACGGACACACCCGGCCGACGCGAGCGGTCGCGGAGTACTGGAGGGCGCGTTCCGCCTGCTGGACGCGCTGTCCGAGGTGGAGGCGGCCGGGCTGTCGGCGGTGGCGAGGCTCAGTGGCCTGCCCAAGGCGACCGCCTACCGGCTCCTCGACCAGCTCGAAGACCTCGGCGCGGTCGAGCGCATCCGCGGCGGATACCGGATCGGGCACACCCTGGCCCTGCTCAGCGACCGGCGCGCCCGGGCCCGCCGGCTCCGCGCCGCGGCACACGAGCCGTCCCGGACACTGGCCGCGCAGACCGGCTGCACCGTCGGCATGTCGGTGCTGCGCGACCGCGAGATCACCTGCGTGTCATCGGTGGTCGCCGGCGAACGACTGTTGTTCGATCCCGGCCTGGCCACCTATCCGCTGGTCACCGCCGCCGGGCAGATGCTGCTCGCCGAACGCGACGACACCGGCCCGCCACCGCCGATGTCGGACCTGGAATGGCGGCGCGCCCGGGCCGCGATCCGCGAGCGCGGCACCGCGATCGACCAGCAGAGCGTCGTGTCCGGACTGTCCTGCGTGGCCGCGCCGGTCCGCGACCCCGGCGGCCGGCTCATCGCCTCGGCACGCGCCCCCGCACTGGCGGTGCTGGCCGGCGTCCTGATCGCCGCCCTCACCGTGCTGATCCTGCTCCTACCCGGCCGCGACGGCACCCCCACCTGCACCGCCCCGGCCGCATGCCCACCGACCGCCCCACCCTCGCCCGGCCGGCCGACCCTCGGCGGCCGTTGAAGCGAGCCGCCTGCT
Coding sequences within it:
- a CDS encoding helix-turn-helix domain-containing protein, which codes for MGRTHPADASGRGVLEGAFRLLDALSEVEAAGLSAVARLSGLPKATAYRLLDQLEDLGAVERIRGGYRIGHTLALLSDRRARARRLRAAAHEPSRTLAAQTGCTVGMSVLRDREITCVSSVVAGERLLFDPGLATYPLVTAAGQMLLAERDDTGPPPPMSDLEWRRARAAIRERGTAIDQQSVVSGLSCVAAPVRDPGGRLIASARAPALAVLAGVLIAALTVLILLLPGRDGTPTCTAPAACPPTAPPSPGRPTLGGR
- a CDS encoding DUF4360 domain-containing protein, encoding MRRRPTGARIAVLAALGTVLALPLSAPAHADDDAVAAVPDGAVTVEVIAASGSGCAPGTAWVATKSDKSGFRIRYYDFVAEAGGNAALVDRRKNCQIGVLITVPAGWTFAVAEADYRGRARLASGATGLQRTNYYWQGSSDNSSTAETFYGPFSGYWSTRDAAPALIYTPCTAQRVLNINTELRVDAGTSGYTSSMSMNSSEGDVDTLFNFSWTQC
- a CDS encoding GOLPH3/VPS74 family protein, with translation MTMSLAEELVLIAYDTDGTAWGTGTAVDFAVAGAHLMELALAGRIAMRDGRIAVLDPAPTGSPLADAALAVLAADPKPRRPKEAVNLLSKKALQPVLDRLVESGVMERHDQKVLLVVPFTRYPSPGGVEHPTETERRRLMHAAVTDPHATPDDRTQALVALVTAADWHRRAFPGLPKHTIRPRFTGVLDDLRTAVRGAIADTYS
- a CDS encoding hybrid sensor histidine kinase/response regulator, whose translation is MTAVYAAIFAWMAYSYLRRRDPLMRDVMWMFSSVAMLFVLGVIRVFAGMPPRVVMGLFVALLLAKPVFTLRLVGRLRSMPPGWLAFATAAWVLSALPVMVSSTAPLPRAVVWAAVAVFFGAEMVAAWLLASQARRRGGAARTRLWCAAVATGLFGIALLVSAGGHSVAVHSRILALISGLLYVLAFVPPLGLRRAWASGAAYAMARRLLTVPTDAPAAQTWRQYCAGARQVLGSDSVAVLLPNPNGRLRVLGQDEAPLIGDVSDRDVDELLAPPFTMDALAGWTRPPAVAVALATASGTRFVTATPVATPEGRGALVMLNRFRTLFADDDVSLFTELGTQAAMLAQRATVLAERKRLAVIVESSHDAIIGKSTDGVITSWNAGAERLYGYHATETVGRHAAMLFPPGQEETEAHLMHRIAAGERIDLDHVPRRRKGGEIITVALTLSPITDPDGHITGVASISRDVSERQRAESMFQGLLEAAPDAMLGVLADGTITLTNAQTERLFGYARDELLGRNVDLLVPERMRAQHPAQRAHYFADPRPRPLRGGDALTARRKDGSEFPVEISLSSLESDQGIIVSAAIRDVTERLIAQAERERLIAQAERDAAERRAQHTRRLESLGQLAGGVAHDFNNILAVIGNYTEMLIDALGDTDPDLDAARNDLRQVARAAERATQLTKQLLAFGRRDVTKAQTLSLNHVIGDVEQMLRRTLGEHIHLIVQLDPGLWTIHADAGQLEQILVNLAVNARDAMPSGGTLSIDTGNAELDGEDDGHLRPGRYVRLRISDTGTGMPPEVIERAFEPFYTTKPRGSGTGLGLATVYGIATATGGDVQLYSEADIGTTVTILLPANDRAGAPPADDTTGPGTAPVRATAHQTILMVEDEDALRQIAGRILTRAGYQVLSADGGEQAIHLAQTHPGPIDLLLTDVIMPKMMGHEVAARVTAIRPGTPVLYMSGYAEPVLTDNGTLPDGVVMIEKPFTRRDLLHRVGEIVHQHAVR
- a CDS encoding DUF4360 domain-containing protein, which encodes MRKLLQAGTVLALIATSLIAGSPASAGNIVDDPPTDHIVIDLVAMAGSGCRPGSAAVAVSPDNTAFTAIYSDYLAQAGPGIATTEGRKNCQLNVLVHVPQGFTFAITKVDYRGYGLLQTGAVASQRANYYFQGMTQSTYINHPIGAPLDDNWIASDEVPIAAVVWHPCGELRNLNINTELRVSKGTSTVASFLTMDSTDGSISTTYHFAWQRCR